Genomic window (Thomasclavelia spiroformis DSM 1552):
TAAAAAGTAGCTATTTAAGCTACACATTTTTATCCTGGCAGAGGTAGTAGGAGTCGAACCCACATCAACGGTTTTGGAGACCGGTATTCTACCATTGAACTATACCTCTATTATTGCTGACTGCTCTAATATAATAGCATATAAAATAATAAATGTAAAGAAAAAAAATATATTTGTTTAAATTTGTTTAAATCATATTAATAAAAAATAATCGCCTAGTGCTAAATACTACATTGACATATATTATAGTGAAAGGAGGAATTAATATGAATAAATTAGAATTAGCTATTTCATCTATCAAATATCAAAGATTTAGAATGATTTATCCAATCATGAAGGCATTTCATGTAGGAACGATATTTGAAGAACTGAATCTGCCTTGGGGTGAATTTAAATGATGAATG
Coding sequences:
- a CDS encoding spore coat associated protein CotJA, yielding MNKLELAISSIKYQRFRMIYPIMKAFHVGTIFEELNLPWGEFK